Proteins encoded within one genomic window of Fusarium musae strain F31 chromosome 4, whole genome shotgun sequence:
- a CDS encoding hypothetical protein (EggNog:ENOG41) has protein sequence MATPSCVDIEQTPAVVEWEWEGVTRSLATPDPDNVPIRFTIHIDSTHDKHRAHFEIVVPVKFKDKPSSAAVFLRISPLFITYFRFSTNIDALDSLKKQRFSCAACLEFELSNSIAVLVPSYVKEPISAARPRSGKVLDSLYELSHVTSLRIYIQDSLLSLDQLNSISDRATKGQLEPFSGPEYDISRMFSGSGAKATTLVPPKPPSYEKATSSHPPSAPSYQRKRPRQDSPQALDSISQVWDRLQKLESLFHSKVGELTAENAKLRDQKPKPHEPQAETTQSTDQSQVVKELRAENTQLREEVERLKKRQEDLEAEVASLQTAQRSEKDTEEVAIIEIRDDIESLERRLSWVENGKDEYFMKQLKQEIFDELATRILGG, from the coding sequence ATGGCGACTCCATCATGCGTCGATATTGAACAGACACCCGCCGTCGTTGAGTGGGAATGGGAGGGCGTGACGCGTTCCTTGGCCACTCCAGATCCAGACAATGTCCCAATACGATTCACGATACATATTGATTCGACCCACGACAAGCATCGCGCTCATTTCGAGATAGTTGTTCCTGTCAAATTTAAAGACAAGCCGAGTAGTGCGGCAGTTTTCTTACGAATTAGCCCTTTATTCATCACTTATTTCCGCTTCTCTACAAACATTGACGCTTTGGACTCTTTAAAAAAGCAGCGGTTTAGCTGCGCTGCATGTCTTGAGTTCGAACTGAGCAACTCTATCGCCGTACTCGTCCCCAGCTACGTCAAAGAGCCAATATCAGCCGCCCGTCCACGCTCTGGCAAGGTTCTAGACTCTCTCTACGAGCTATCCCATGTCACTTCTCTACGAATATATATCCAGGATTCTCTGTTATCCCTCGACCAACTCAATTCCATCAGCGACAGAGCAACAAAGGGTCAGCTCGAGCCCTTTTCTGGCCCCGAGTATGACATTTCGCGCATGTTCAGTGGCAGCGGCGCAAAGGCTACAACACTCGTACCACCCAAACCTCCATCATATGAGAAAGCGACTAGCTCGCACCCGCCGAGCGCTCCCTCATATCAGCGTAAACGACCTCGACAGGACAGTCCCCAAGCGCTCGATAGCATCAGCCAAGTCTGGGACAGGCTACAGAAGCTAGAGTCCTTATTTCACAGCAAGGTTGGGGAGCTAACAGCTGAGAATGCTAAGCTCCGGGACCAGAAGCCAAAGCCCCACGAGCCGCAAGCTGAGACTACCCAGTCTACAGATCAGTCACAGGTGGTTAAAGAGCTGAGAGCTGAGAACACTCAGCTtcgtgaagaggttgagcgtttgaagaagaggcaggaggatcttgaggcAGAGGTCGCATCACTACAAACCGCACAAAGAAGTGAGAAAGATACAGAGGAAGTTGCAATAATAGAAATTCGAGACGACATTGAGTCACTGGAGCGTAGACTGTCTTGGGTTGAAAATGGAAAAGATGAATACTTCATGAAGCAACTAAAGCAAGAAATCTTTGACGAGTTAGCAACGCGTATCTTGGGCGGCTAG
- a CDS encoding hypothetical protein (EggNog:ENOG41): MEELEACVLFPSPKQQETQRLRERNRIAKRASRARQRQREQHSEATADAAVQPTPTAEATSQDLAQLLHPPQHPGPGPGPGPGSGSGSGSGSGSDSACLRAEASEDLGVWALDGPLDDPTALPWPSSLDEDWPGFSGSLVDTLSPRQLSVSVSVPAPGISNPEPRAPPASSSSLTSDSSDLNSRPSRLLHIAARNGTTGILLSLIKAGADVNSRDCSGTTPLHIAVRFRRASALELLVNHGANINARDSANMTALEVAVRAQDEELVNVLLSGGAELH, from the exons atggaagagcttgaagccTGCGTCCTCTTCCCATCGCCCAAGCAGCAGGAAACGCAGCGTCTCCGCGAACGCAACAGAATCGCCAAGAGGGCATCGA GAGCACGCCAACGGCAGCGTGAGCAACATAGCGAAGCTACTGCGGACGCCGCAGTACAGCCAACGCCAACTGCAGAAGCAACTTCGCAGGACTTGGCGCAGCTATTGCATCCGCCACAACACCCTGGTCCAGGTCCAGGCCCAGGTCCAGGTTCAGGCTCTggttctggctctggttctggCTCTGACTCCGCCTGTCTACGGGCCGAAGCGTCGGAAGACCTTGGCGTCTGGGCACTAGACGGCCCCCTGGATGACCCTACTGCCCTGCCCTGGCCCTCTTCTCTCGATGAGGACTGGCCTGGTTTTAGTGGTTCACTAGTGGACACGCTTAGCCCTCGTCAgctctcagtctcagtctcagtccCAGCCCCAGGGATATCTAACCCAGAGCCGCGAGCACCGCCTGCGTCTTCAAGTTCACTCACCTCTGACTCCAGCGATCTCAACAGTAGACCATCTAGGCTACTCCACATCGCTGCCCGCAATGGAACGACGGGGATTCTCCTCTCGCTAATCAAGGCTGGCGCAGACGTGAACTCGCGCGACTGCTCCGGCACAACTCCCCTCCACATCGCTGTACGCTTCCGACGTGCAAGTGCTCTAGAACTCCTCGTGAATCACGGAGCAAATATCAATGCTCGGGACTCGGCCAACATGACGGCCCTCGAGGTAGCAGTGAGGGCTCAGGACGAAGAGCTCGTCAACGTTCTCCTCTCTGGTGGAGCTGAGCTTCATTAA
- a CDS encoding hypothetical protein (EggNog:ENOG41), which produces MKERNTNGHTNGTSENKPSRPSTNGVVKNKPKWRFDTIQIHAGLEEDPKYGHCTLPIYNTASFKFGSSAALNVALSDISSSQNHLYTRVSNPTHDGLEKRIAALEDGRDALTFSSGSAAVLGVIASLAGMGDNVIVSTSIHSGTYRQFRKAQAQLGIESRLCDVNDLENVKSLIDDKTKFIFTESLGNPMFSVPDFEALAAIAHSEHVKIPLVVDATLTAAGYFCQPAKWGADILIHSATKWIGGHGTTLGGLVIETGRSDWQTNKIRFPGLYGELPGLEGEQDDWYAAAGDRAYMQYLKTEYMRDTGPCLGPFAAQQLFIGVETLSVRCERQSKNAETLALWLQDHPRVGWVRYLGFRDHPHHQLALKYFQRGFGTVITFGLKGGAAEAISLIDSFEMIINTTNVGDSKTLVGHHWSTTHKHFTKHENLSMGVDEDLVRLSLGIEDARDIIADFEQAFERTEDKL; this is translated from the exons ATGAAAGAACGCAACACAAATGGACACACCAATGGGACCTCAGAGAACAAGCCATCGCGGCCCTCAACTAACGGGgttgtcaagaacaagccaaaATGGAGATTCGACACCATCCAGATCCATGCAGGGCTGGAAGAAGACCCAAAGTATGGCCACTGCACGCTGCCCATCTATAACACCGCCTCATTCAAATTCGGCTCTTCAGCTGCTCTTAACGTAGCATTGAGTGACATATCAAGCTCTCAAAACCATTTGTACACCCGTGTGTCTAAC CCGACTCACGATGGACTTGAGAAGCGCATTGCCGCCCTCGAGGACGGTCGAGATGCCCTCACTTTCTCATCGGGCAGTGCGGCAGTCTTGGGCGTCATCGCATCGCTAGCGGGAATGGGAGATAATGTCATCGTGTCTACGAGCATTCATAGCGGAACGTACCGCCAGTTCCGCAAGGCTCAGGCCCAGCT TGGTATCGAATCACGGTTATGTGATGTAAATGATCTGGAGAACGTCAAATCTCTTATTGACGACAAGACCAAATTCATCTTCACCGAGTCTCTCGGAAACCCCATGTTCTCCGTCCCCGACTTTGAAGCTCTCGCCGCAATCGCACATTCAGAACATGTCAAGATCCCCCTCGTGGTTGATGCAACACTCACCGCAGCTGGTTACTTCTGTCAGCCTGCTAAATGGGGCGCCGATATTCTCATCCACTCCGCGACCAAGTGGATAGGAGGCCATGGCACTACCCTCGGCGGTCTTGTTATTGAGACTGGGCGTTCAGATTGGCAGACTAATAAGATTCGCTTCCCAGGTCTCTATGGAGAGCTTCCGGGGCTGGAGGGTGAGCAGGATGATTGGTATGCAGCTGCTGGTGACAGGGCGTATATGCAGTATCTCAAGACTGAGTATATGCGTGATACCGGACCGTGCCTTGGTCCATTTGCAGCCCAGCAGCTATTCATCG GGGTAGAAACACTCTCAGTTCGCTGCGAGCGTCAGTCCAAGAACGCCGAGACCTTGGCCCTCTGGCTCCAGGACCATCCCCGAGTTGGCTGGGTGCGCTATCTAGGCTTCCGAGATCACCCTCATCACCAGCTTGCCCTCAAGTATTTCCAGCGGGGCTTCGGCACGGTCATTACGTTCGGGCTCAAAGGCGGCGCGGCGGAGGCTATCTCCCTGATCGACTCCTTTGAGATGATTATCAACACAACGAATGTGGGCGACTCCAAGACGCTGGTTGGGCACCACTGGTCAACTACGCATAAGCACTTCACCAAGCACGAGAATCTGTCTATGGGTGTGGATGAGGACCTTGTGAGGTTGTCGCTTGGGATAGAGGATGCGAGGGATATAATTGCGGACTTTGAGCAGGCTTTTGAAAGGACTGAAGACAAGCTATAG
- a CDS encoding hypothetical protein (EggNog:ENOG41) produces MSIPGLPVEGSPQSYWQHEAQKQQLPAPSEPLPSSCDVAIVGGGYSGIATAYHILKTTSPPPSVFLLEAKDPCSGATGRNGGHLRPDYLMGAASNSKRYSASAAAEIVQFEARHLDVIRALIKEEAIDCDFEETESLAVLTTPGQVSMVREAYEGLRQVSPFSNSLLDVVEFYEGGDAPQRTGLREAKGYFSTPAARVSPYKLLTALLARCVCIGLSVKTQTTVVSVENSGSGGHILKMRSGETMVAQKVVIATNAYTPALLPEYKNSIVPCKGLACHITDPKGKPIPKLRAASYAIMEQDAISNKTGYNYMVQLDDNSIVVGGAHHKYDENDPGSWYNNVDDTQLIEPARRYFEEDYMQRTFLGWEESGARVDRVWTGIMWYSTDSLPHVGEVPGRHGVFVIAGFHGHGMPVIFLAAEGIAAMTQGLVYEKTGMPSLFKTSRDRLDSERNDILAGRGIRSTKE; encoded by the coding sequence ATGAGCATCCCAGGCCTCCCTGTGGAGGGATCACCGCAATCTTACTGGCAGCATGAAGCCCAGAAGCAACAACTACCTGCACCAAGCGAACCTCTCCCAAGCTCATGTGATGTGGCTATCGTGGGCGGTGGTTATTCAGGCATCGCTACGGCATACCACATACTGAAGACAACCTCTCCACCACCCAGTGTGTTCCTCCTCGAGGCAAAGGATCCGTGTTCTGGCGCTACAGGACGGAATGGGGGACATCTGCGCCCTGACTACCTGATGGGGGCTGCGAGCAACTCCAAGAGGTACAGCGCCTCTGCGGCGGCTGAGATCGTGCAATTTGAAGCCCGTCATCTTGACGTGATAAGGGCCCTTATCAAGGAAGAAGCTATCGACTGCGACTTTGAGGAGACGGAGAGTCTCGCTGTTCTCACAACCCCGGGACAAGTCTCCATGGTCCGTGAGGCATACGAGGGCTTGAGGCAAGTATCGCCTTTCAGTAATTCCCTGCTGGATGTGGTGGAGTTCTACGAGGGTGGCGATGCACCTCAGCGTACAGGATTgcgagaagcaaaaggctaTTTCTCCACGCCTGCAGCTCGGGTGTCGCCCTACAAGCTTCTGACGGCTCTTTTGGCGCGCTGTGTCTGTATAGGACTCTCAGTAAAGACTCAGACTACTGTAGTGTCAGTTGAGAACTCTGGATCAGGTGGTCATATACTCAAAATGCGCTCGGGGGAAACTATGGTAGCTCAAAAAGTCGTCATTGCCACGAACGCCTATACTCCAGCACTTCTCCCCGAGTACAAAAATTCTATCGTGCCCTGCAAAGGACTTGCATGTCACATTACAGACCCCAAGGGCAAGCCAATACCAAAACTCCGCGCCGCAAGTTATGCCATAATGGAACAGGacgccatctccaacaagaCCGGCTACAACTATATGGTGCAGCTAGATGACAACAGCATAGTGGTTGGTGGCGCCCACCACAAgtatgatgagaatgacCCAGGGAGCTGGTACAACAACGTTGACGACACGCAACTCATTGAGCCAGCGCGGCGGTACTTTGAAGAAGACTACATGCAGCGGACGTTTCTCGGGTGGGAGGAGTCGGGCGCGCGTGTCGATCGTGTCTGGACGGGGATTATGTGGTATAGTACTGATTCTCTTCCTCATGTAGGAGAGGTTCCAGGTAGACATGGTGTATTCGTGATTGCTGGGTTCCACGGGCATGGTATGCCTGTTATCTTCTTGGCCGCGGAGGGCATTGCAGCCATGACTCAGGGGCTGGTATACGAGAAGACTGGGATGCCGTCTTTGTTCAAGACCTCCAGGGATAGGCTGGATTCAGAAAGAAACGACATCCTGGCTGGAAGGGGCATTAGGTCGACGAAGGAGTAG
- a CDS encoding hypothetical protein (EggNog:ENOG41), which translates to MSTTATITKTTQVPSPESADFTTISYTRIKQGDASELSALRRACEKDGFLYLDLQNADGEAIPVIKEVPLVYKAVNNFFQLDEDEKMKYDVDTIGPWKLNGYTPFGRNAGLAGDGKKHGVEGYTFPRDGICNPIVDGHPLSLPQVLQGEAPLLANVMDKLHEIGIGLLDALDQISHDASTPFAPRHLPTDPSTSCMTVQRYPSLSSEGPNAGLSAHTDVGSLTILFCGDRGLQTFNQDTQEWRSVEPRNGCAIVNVGDSLRFLSGRKFRSVVHRVAPYPGETIENRFSCAYFMRPRMDVEFSDEKGERWKSIDWHMRKYKSYREAGKAS; encoded by the exons ATGTCAACAACAGCCACAATCACCAAAACAACTCAAGTCCCCTCACCCGAGTCCGCTGACTTTACAACCATCTCGTATACAAGGATCAAGCAAGGAGACGCCAGTGAGCTATCCGCTCTCCGAAGAGCATGTGAAAAGGACGGGTTCTTGTACCTGGATCTCCAGAATGCTGACGGAGAGGCTATACCGGTCATCAAAGAGGTACCATTGGTATATAAGGCCGTGAATAATTTCTTCCAGCTggacgaagatgagaagatgaagtaTGACGTCGACACAATCGGCCCCTGGAAGCTCAATGG GTACACCCCTTTCGGGAGAAACGCGGGCCTGGCTGGAGATGGGAAGAAGCATGGCGTGGAAGGATATACA TTTCCCCGAGATGGTATATGCAACCCCATCGTAGACGGGCATCCTCTTTCCCTACCACAGGTACTGCAAGGCGAAGCCCCCCTTCTGGCCAACGTCATGGATAAGCTCCATGAGATTGGTATAGGACTGCTAGATGCCCTGGACCAGATCAGTCACGATGCAAGCACACCATTTGCGCCCAGACACCTCCCCACAGACCCTTCAACCTCATGCATGACAGTCCAGCGATACCCCTCCCTCTCAAGCGAAGGTCCCAACGCAGGCCTCAGCGCCCACACCGACGTCGGCAGCCTCACCATCCTTTTCTGCGGCGATCGCGGCCTGCAGACATTCAACCAGGACACGCAGGAGTGGCGGTCTGTGGAGCCTCGCAACGGCTGCGCGATTGTCAACGTAGGCGACTCGCTTCGCTTCCTCTCGGGGAGGAAGTTCCGGTCTGTGGTGCACCGCGTGGCTCCATACCCGGGGGAGACGATTGAGAATAGGTTCTCGTGTGCGTACTTTATGAGGCCGAGAATGGATGTTGAGTTTAGTGACGAGAAGGGTGAGCGGTGGAAGAGCATTGATTGGCATATGAGGAAGTATAAGAGTTACCGCGAGGCGGGCAAAGCGTCTTGA